GTCGTTATTTTGTCGTCGCGGCGGAAGATTCGGCGAAAAATAAAGATGAGAAACAGAGTGAGACATTCTTAATTGTGCCGTCCCCGATCAAGATTGACGGACTTGGCGCGAAGCCCGCGACCTTTACGCCAAACGGCGATGGCCATACTGATATGACCCAGATAGCCTACTCCTTGAGTGGGGGAGTCCCGCCCTATAATGTGACGGTAAATATTTTGAATCCGCTTGGGACGATCTACCAGCGCCTGGCCGACAATGAACCGGAATGGCCGGGAAAGTGGCTTTTCTCCTGGCTCCCTTATGAGCCGCTCAAGCCATTGCCGCCTGACGGCCATTACCAATGTCAGATTGAGGTGACCGACTCAACTGGAGCGCGGGTTGAAGGGCTGGGAAGTATCCTGGCGGTCTCAACCAGTCCGACCGTTGATCTTGCTTTAAGCGCCCCGGTTTTTTCTCCTAATGACGATGGGACTCTTGATACGCTCGATTTTAATTATACTTTCGATTACGCCGATTATTATCAATCAATGCCCGGCCTGGTTGTTCTTCAGGTTTTATCGACCAATGGCGAGATATTATGGGAGAAAGGAATTGCCCGCAATGCCGGATCATATCTTTACCAATATGATGGGATCGACAAATATGGGCAAAAGTTAACTGCCGGCAATTATTACGTTAGGATATCAGGCGCCGACAGTCTTGGCTCGCCCGCGATTTATAAGATTTTGTCGTTCTCGATCGATTATGCCAATCCGGAACCCGCGGCTTTTTCTGTCTCGCCTGCTTACGCGAAATCGGGTACGGACGTCCTGGTCAATTTGCAATTTAGCGAAGAGTTGTCGGCCCCGCCGTCCGTTCAGTTGGAATTAAGTGGCGGCGCGGTCAGAACGGCAACTTTAATATCGACCGGCGGCGGTTCTTTCCAATACGGCTATAAGGTTAACGGGGATGAGAATGAAGGGGCTGTCGCCGTTAAGGTCAAAGCTGTTGATAAGGGGGGGAACCAGATCAGCAAAACGGCCGGTTTTATAATTGATAAGACCTCTCCGGTAATTAGCGACCTTTCGATCTCTCCCGATCCGGTCAGCGCCGCTTCGATTTGCGGCCCTTTGAGCGTTAAATTTAAGGCTGGAGAGCCGCTCCAGGCCGCGAAAGTATATGTCACCCAGACGAATGGGCCAAAACTTTTGGCCGTAACCGGAGGGGACTGGGGGACTGCCGGCAGTTTGTGCGAGGCAAAATATGAGCCTTGTGCCGGAGCGGATGGCCCGGCCGCTATTACAATAGAAGCGACCGATCTGGCCGGAAATCAGACGGTGCTTGCCCGCTCCGTCACGGTCGATACCGCCAAACCGCTATTCGACCGGATCAGCTCAACAATAATCGGCAAAGCCGATAATTACGCCAAAGCCGGTGATAGCGTCACGATTTCGTTTTACGCTTCGGAGGCCTTGCCGCTTAATCCGACGGTTAAAGTTAACGATAATAATTGTTCTTTTGTTGCTTCAGACCATGAGTTCAGTTATCGTTATGATATTGGGGAAGAGATTGAAGGCCCGGCGGTCATCACTATTAGCGGGCAGGATTATGCCGGGAATGAGGGATTTGTTCAAACGAGCTCGACTGCCGAAAGCTTTGTGGTCGACCTGCTGAATCCAACCGTCGGCATTGCCGAACCTGGAAGCGCGGATATTATTGCCAGTCCGAGCCCGTTTTATACCAACGCCGATCCGCTTGATACCGGCGACCGGCCCAATTACACCACGCTCCGCTACTCGATCAGTGAAGACGGGCATGTGACCTTAAAAGTTCATCGCGTTCCCAATGATCAAACGATCTACGCGGCGAGTGATTTCCGGGAAGAGAACCGGGCGGCGACGGTCCTGGACGATGTTCTGCAATTCCAGGGGACGCACAATCTCCAGTGGCGAGGGGAGTCGACGACGCTTGACGACAATAACGACGGCTTTGCCGACCCGGGGAAATACGCTTTTATTGTTGAAGTTCGTGATCGGGCCGGCAATCTTACCCAGCGGAAATGGGGCGGCACTGTTTGGATCAAAGTAAATGTGTTGGACATCATTCAACCCTCTATTATCGGTCTCAACCCTGATCCGTTATATTTTTCTCCAGTCGGCAACAGCTCGCTCAATTCGACAAAAATATGGTTCGACATATTTTTATCAACTACCCCGGAAGGGCATTCCGATCCGGAGCGGATCGAAGCGATGGGGCTTTCAGCGAGTAAAAGAGTCGGGACCTATGCCGTTAAAGTGCATGACATAGGCGATAATTTAATCAGGACGATTGTTAAGGATATTTCGGCCTTTGCTTCGCCGGAAGCGGTCATTTGGGATGGGCGGGTTGGGACCGGAGTGGACAAGTTAGCTGCCGGTGATCCGGCGGTCGATGGCGCATACAAAATATCTGTGGAAGTGAAAGATTTTGCCGGTAACCCAGGCAGTCCATTCTCGAAATGGGTAACGGTTGATAGTACTCCGCCAATTATTACCGACAATCAACCTGGTAACGATACTTGGGCCAATTCTAGCGGAACGCTTTACGACGTTGATTTTGCCGATAATGGGTCAAAACTCTCAAGAGTCCTTTATCAGGTCCGGCGGCCCGATAATTCGTTCTCCGGTTGGCTACCGCTGACGACAGTTACGACCGGCGCCGCCGGCTATACGGATAATTGGCCGGTTGATTGGGCGGTTTGCGGCGAAGGGGTCAATTATGTAACGGTTAAAGCCTTTGATCGGGCCGGGAATGAAGCCGTTTTGACCGATGTTTTTTACATTAAGAAAGATACGGCCTCACCGGGAACCTGCTTGCCGCCCAGTCCGCCAAGGACCCCATACAATCAATTACGGCCGCTCTGGACCTGGTCGCCGGTTAGTGACGTGACATCGGGAGTGAAGGGTTACTATATTAAGATTGGCACTTCTGCGGGTGGGGATAACGTCGTTTCCTCGACTTATGTCGGGGATGTTACTTCCTGGATGACCAATAGTAATCTTTGGCATGGCGCAACCTTCTATGCTTCGGTCCAGTCCCAGGATAACGCTGGCAATTATGGGGATTGGGGGAATGCCGGTCTCGTTACGATCGATGCCCAGCCGCCGACAATTTCCGATATTAGTGATGACGGACCGTTTAGCCCCGGCGCGAGCCAGGGTAGTGATGACTTAATAACTTTTAATTATTCGGTGAACGAGCGTTGTGACACCTATTTATACGTAGATAATATTATTATCCATAATTGGGTCGGCAGTGGGCCGCATAGTTTTACCTGGAACCCAACAACTTCCGTTTCAGAAGGGGCGCGCAGTTATAGGCTCTATGCCATCGATGATGCCGATAATACGGCAAACTCAAGTAATTATTCGTTTATGGTTGATAATACCCCTCCGACACTTTTGGTTGTTGGCCTTAACCCGGGGATAAACTTTATCCCGAAGGTCGCTTTTGCCGACGGGGTGAATAATTCAACCTCTATTGACTTTAGTGTTTCCGGCGCAACCGCGATCGATCTTGAAATTCTAGATAGCGGCGACAATCCGATCAGGAGCTTTAGTAATATCAGCAGTCCCGTTGTCTGGGATCTCAAAAACAACAGCGGCTCACTTGTTCCGGTCGGCAAATACTCGGCGAGAATAACGGCAAAAGACGCTGCGCTCAATTCAGCGTCTTGGACTTCTCCCAATAAGGCCAGAGTCAAGAGCCGCGATGAAATTATTATGGTTGATGATAATCAGGGCAATTCCGAAGATATCCGCATTTTCAATATTGCAAAAGGTTCGTGGACTTGGTCAACATCGTTTTGGTCGGCGAATGAGGATTTACATACCTCGAGCGCGGCCGGCGATTTTATGGGAAATGGCCAGCCATTGTTGGCCGTTCGTAACAGCAGTAATGAGTTGAAGGTCATAAATCCAAGAAGTCACGGCCTTGTCAGCAGTTTTAGTATTCCGAACGACCCTGGTCTGGCGGCCTGCGATTATGACGGCGATGGAGTTGACGAGGTTGCCGCTTTGGGGAACGATGGCTGGATAAGGATTTATAATTATAACGGGTCTCCGCGCAAGTCTTTCAAGGCGGCTGGGAATGTGATGGCGGCGGGGGATTTTGACGAAGATGGGAAAGATGAAATTGTAACAATACAAAACGGCGGGACATCGGTTTATTTGTTCGATCCGGGGAATATCGACGATGGAGCTTCCGGGAACAATTATTATTCCAGTTGGTCGGCGCCGCAGAATCTTGGTTATGTTGCCTGCGGCAATATGACGGGAGATGGCAAAGATGAAATAGTGATGAGCAGCCCCCAAGTTAATCATCCTGCAGGCTGGTCTAATTGTTATTATGTCTATAGCGCCTCCGGCTCACTTTTAAATACTATTATGTTTCAGGATGCTTCCCCTTATAATTACGTTACTGTCGGTGACTATGCCGGGGATGGTTATTCTGAAGTTGCCGCTATGGTTTATAACGGGAATAATTGGACGGCGATTTTTAATCCGATGGCAGCATCATGGTCATCGGCATTGCTCAAATCACAGTCTGCGGGCGGCGATTATTGCAGTTACCCGACCAGTGAAGATCTTCTCTGTTCATATGATTTTACATCCGCATATGCCATTAAGATCGATAAGATAACAACAAAAGCCGTAACCCTCGAGACCCCCTCTCTCCTCGCTCCGACCAAGGACCGCCAGGATGTCCAAAACATCCGGCCCGCTTTTGAATGGGAGCACCATAAGGCGGATACGACCGAGTATCGGGTTGAGGTGGCGAAAAACGATAGCTTTACGATCGACCACCAGACCTTTAGTAAAGCGGCCGGGACGGGTACGCAGGATAAGGCCGATAGCAATCTCTACTACTTTAACTACGCCATCCATGAATTCGACCCTGGCTTGGAACGGAACACCGACTACTTCTGGAAAGTGACGGCGCTGTCGCCGACCAATGCGGCGACCTCGGAGAGCTGGGGCTTCCGGATCCAACCGGAGTTGACCCTGGCCGGGGTGACTAACTATCCGAACCCGTTCAATCCGAACCGGGAAGAGACCAAACTCCGCTACCGGCTCTCGGCTGACGCCGATGAGGTGAGGATCAGGATTTACGACATAACCGGATCATTAGTGACCGAGCTTGATGGGACAACCAATGGCGAGGGAATGAGCGTCTGGCAGAAGTATAACGACGTTTCCTGGGATGGGCGGAATGGGCGAGGGGACATGGTCGTTAATGGAATCTATCCGTTCGAGATCACGGCGCGAATGGGTGATAAGACCGTCAGCGGCCGTGGAAAGATAGCGGTGCTCAAATGAGAAAAAATATATTTTTCTTGCTTACCGCTTACTGCTTAACGCTTTCTCCTGCGTTTGCTCTCGGCCAATCCGGGACCGACCTCGCCGTGCTTAATGCCGGTGTTGGCGCTCGTCCCTTAGCCATGGGTGGCGCTTTCACCGCGATTGCCGATAATGCCGACGCCCCCTATTGGAATCCTGCCGGCTTAGGTTTTATTAGTAGCCAGGAGATAACCAGCAGTCAAACCAGGCTTTCGACTGATGCCGATCATTACTATCTTAGTTACGTAACCCCAGCTCTGGGGGGAACGATCGGTCTTTCCTGGATCCAGGTTGGGTTGGGGAATATTGCCCAAACCTCGAGCGAGGTTGATATCCACAACGAAGTTCAGAATATTAGCTTATTCAGCTACTTTTCGAGCGCCTACCTTTTTTCCTACGGTAAAAAGCTGAACGACCATATCGCCTTTGGTCTAACTGCCAAGTATTTGAGTTCCGAGATGTTTGGGATCAGCGGGGGGAGCGGCTGGGGCTACTCTTTGACTCCCGGGATACTTATTAAGTTTGGTGGCGATGATGTAGGGACAGACGTGGGGACAGCTGATGTAGGGACAGGGCTTGTCCCTGTCCGAACCAAACGGACAGCCACAAGGGCTGTCCCTACATTCCCTGTTACCCTTGGTTTTAAGATCGACGAACTGGTCAATACCCAGCAGTGGGGGACCGGGACGGTGGAGCATGTCCCGCCCAAAGCACGGCTCGGCTTGAGTTGGCTTCCGTGGAAGGAAGGCCGGGTGGCGGTTGATGTCAGCCAAACCATTAAGTCGGGCTACTCTCCGGAGGTTGCGACCGGGTTTGAGTGGTTGCAGGGGTGTACTTCCTATCGGGCGGGATATAACGGTGGCCTGACCGCCGGCGTCGGGTTTACAGTTGGCCACGCCAGACTCGATTACGCGTATATTCAGGACGTCAATTTTTCCTCGAACAATGTTCATCGGATTTCTTTAAGCGGAAGGTGGTAACGCCCTCTAGTTCCGGGGTCGGCTGGACTTATCATCAACCTATTCATCAACCATATTTTAAACGTTATCACGCCATAATATACGAGATTGATCTGCCTTGATCCTGACTTTTTATGACTTTCATTCGGGCAGGCGTCTCGGCTTCCAATTTAACCGCGCAATTAATTGCGCGGTTAAATAAGCCGGGAAACCGTCCCGATCGAATCGGGACAGGTTTCCGTTTCTCATTGACTGCCTTTTTCATCGGTCCCAACTTGGAAACCGTCCCGATCGGATCGGCATTTCCCCCAATTAAACTGAAATTTTAGCCGATTCATGTCGAAAACAATTAGGTAGAGAGATTCGGCTGAAAAACACACTAAAAACAAGGAAAAATTCATGGGGAACCGAAGCGGTTTTATTGGCGAAGCCCGTTTGCAAGCTTACTGTAATTATGGCCGGGAGCGGCTGGCTGTCGGCAAGACTGCCGCGAGGGTTAGTTTCCCCGATCAGGCTAGTTTAAAGTACCTTCCGGCCGGTATTTATTATCATTTGATTTCAGTTATGGCCAACCATCTGGCCGGAGCGACTCTTGCCTCCCTTTCCCCTTTAACGGTCATGAGCGTCGCCATGATAAAAGACGAGCAATCCCGGATGCTTGGTCCGGCCGGCGGCGCTTACGTTGCCCGGTCGATCACCATGCAGCCGGTCAGGAACCGGGAGGCGAGCGAACGCGTTTTTACCCGGGTCAGGTCGAACAGCTGGGTCAACAAACATGAATTTTCCCGGACTGAATTCGATCAATGGTTTGATCTTTCTTTTCGACCGGAAGAGCGCGATCGCTTCCCCGGAAAAGACGAGCTTTTAAAGTTCATGATCGGTGAATTTAAGATTGAAGAACATCCCGGCAAAGAGGGGATATATCGGATCGTCAATCAGATCTCCGTGCTCAAATCGACGTCGGAAGATCTGGTTAATGGTTTGGAAATAGCGGCAACTCTGCATGAAGTTTGCCGCTCCGCCGAGCAATGTCTTGGACGGAATTGGGCCTCAACCTCGCTCTTTATCGCCGATCCGGCGACCGGGCTGGTCCGCCTGGCGGCTAGACGGAAAGGGAATGAATCGGAGTCTCATTACAGCGCCTGGACGGAACCGGCTTATCTTTTGGCGGAAGCGCGCCGCCGTTATGTGGAAGAAGACGACAAGGCCTTTGTGGTCAACTTAAATGAAGACCAGCCTTTCGTTGACAACGCCTCCAGAGAAAGCGACGCTAAAAATTTTATTGGGGACAAGGCGGAACTGCTGGTCGGCGTACTGGTCTATAAAAGCCGGGAAGACCAACAGCGTTACAAGAGCGCTCCGCAGGAAGAAAGGCGGGAGATCAGGGCGCGCAGTATTTATGGTTATTGGCATGTCTCCAACCGGGTCTTTAACGACGAAGAAGGGCAGGCGAGGTACGAAGAAAATTTTAATATCGCCAACCGGCCGCCGATCTCCCCCAATACCGACAAAGACGATCTGGTCGCCAAATTGCACACGATGGTCCTCCACCAGGTCGCGGAGAAGCTAGCCGCCCGCAAAGAAGCCAGGGGGGGATCTATTTCCGCTATTTGGAACAGCGAAGAGAAACCGGAAGAAACGTCGGATAAAATAATTCTTAGAAAAACGAAAAGCGGACAAATTGAAATTGAGAGAGAGGATCGTGACAGTTTTCATGAGTATTTTGGCGAAAGCTGGCAGGTTAGTGATCAAGAACTGTTCGATAAAGTTCGGAAACATGCTCAAGTTTTGAATTTTGGTGGATCAGAGATCCTTTTTGTTCAAATCCCTTCAGAAAAACTTTATGATGTTAGAGGGGCGATGGTTAGAGTTTACCGGGAACTGATCGTTTCGATGTACCGGGAAAACCCCGATTATTCCGGAATGTCTGACAAGGACATTGTTGCGGCGTTATCGTTGGATCAACCGGAAGAAGTCGCAAGAAAAGTTTATTTAGCCAGATATGCAACGTTTGTCTTGAAAAACGGGGAGCTCCAGGGTTTTATTTCCGGAAATGTTCAGGATGATATTCCCGGCGTTGGGACTGCTTTCGAAATTCCTGTGGCCATGATTCGACCAAGCGCGGAGAGGAAGGGAGTTGTAACCTTTGTAACTTTAAAAATGTTATTGAAGGAGTTTTGGCGGAAGTGGTATGAAATGCCGATAGGCCGAAGGGTTTTTCGAATGGCTTATGAGGGGATTCCGCTTTTTGCTTGGACTCAGAGCAAAAGAGTGGTTGGCAACATGCTGGACCTTGATAATCTTTGGCTTCCAATGGATGGGGAGAAGACGCCTAAAAAAGTGGAGTTAATAGTGCGGCATTTTTCAGAGCAACACAGCCGGCCGCTAGATGAATCCTTAGTTGCGAGGGGTGTTTATAAAGGTCGTATTGCTTTTAAGGAAAAAGAGACATTTAATCTTTATCCCAGGACATATTTTGCGAAGCTTACATCCTGGTTGACTAAAAAATGGTATGCCAATGTTAATAAAGCGCTTGATGAGCTGGGAGAACTTGATACTTTGCCGATAGTTGGTTTTTTCAGATTGGGAGTAGCGATTAAAGTTTCGCTTTATATGTGGTGGATAAATCGCAACAACAAACTCGAGGAATTAAATAATGGAGAGATACATGCCGAGCTTACTAAGTAGAATTGTTGGCTCTTCCTCATTTTGGTCCGGTTATTTTAAGTTTTATGATGCTCTGGCCAAAATGCACTCTAATACGCGATTGCGCCGAGAGGTGGCATTATCCCTGCAATTGAAGCCGGGTGGTCGATATCTTGATTTTGCTTGCGGGACCGCAAATGTTGCCTGTACCATGTTGCAGTTACAGCCTGGCATTGAAATTGTGGGAATGGACAATAACGCGGCTGGGTTGAGGATCGCCCAAAAAAAGGTGCCGAGCGCGAGCTTTGTTCAATCAAATATGGATGCGCATCTTCCTTTTTCCAGCGAAGTATTTAATGGCGTCGCGGTTGTTAATGGCCTATACCTATCGAAAAACCCACAGTTAACTCTCGAAGAGATTAAGCGGATTATGCGGCCGACAGGTTTATTGGTAGTTAGCAATCCAAGGGCCGGCAGTAATCCAAGAAATATTGTTAAAGAGGAAATCAGTTTAGCCTCGGCCAGTTTTTCTAAAGAATATGGAACATGCCGAGCATGGTTTGAGCTTCAGAAATATAAGCTTGAGCTTTATGCCGGTTTTTTTAAATTTGCCCCTTTCCAACTAGTTTTGATGGGCGGAAGCCCACATTTTGAGCCGACCAGTTATTGGCAGGATCTGGCGATAAATAAAGTGGGGTTTGAGCTGGTAGGGCTTAGAACGGATTTATACGGTGGAGATAACGATACCTTTGTCTTAAGGAAGCCATAGTTTTATTCCGCTTCATATTTCTTGAATTTTTCTTAATATAAAGTAATATTGTGACATGTTCCTAAAAAACCCATATGATCTGTCCCTACTTTTTATCGCCGCCTTAAATATGTTCCTTGGTGTTTTAGTCTTAATTCAAAACCCGAGGAAGTCGTTGAATGTGCATTTTTCATTAATTGTTTTTGCTTTGTCCTTGTGGATTTTTTTTATTTACCTGGTTCAAATTGTACCTGTTTTATTTGTTGGAAAATTATTGTTTATTTGTGCGTCTTTTATCCCCTTATTTTTTATCGCTTTTGCAAATTCTTTCGTTAGTGAGAATAAACAGAGAATGATCGGTCCGGATTTTGTTGTTTTTGGGTCGTTATGTATTTTCATCGATGTGTTAATAATAAACAATTACATTGTAAGTACCGTGATATTTCCGGATTATGGCGTGGCGTTCGGCATGCCGCCAACATACTTTTTCTTCCCATTATATTTTTTGCTTTCTTTGGGATACGGCTTTATTAAGCTGGTTAAAAATTATAAGGTATTGCCAGCCGACAAAAAAACGCAGATTCGCTACTTTTTTGCCGGAACCTTTTTGGCGGCCTGTGTAGGCGGGACTTCAAATATTATTATACCTTTGTTGACCAGGTCGCAGTCTCTTTATAGCTTGGGAGCCGCCTCGACCTTGTTTATTGTGGTCTTTACTGCCTATGCTATAACCAAGCATCACTTGATGGATATTTCCATCGTAATCAGCCGGTTTTTTGCCGAGCTCCTGACAATCGGCATTCACACCTCCTTTTATCTGTTATTGGTTTGGGGCTACCTTACCTATGTCGGTCATAATATTGGCTGGGTATTTTTAAGTCTGACCATTATTTACGGGATATTTGTCGGTCAAACGCACCACAATATTCGGATTTTCGTTCAAACGACATCCGATAAATTATTCTTGCGGGGTAAATATGATTATTATAAAGAATTGTCCGATGTTACCACCAAAGTCGGAGAAAAAATGTCTCTGGCCGAGATCCTAAAGGTTTTATACAGCACTTTTACCAATGTCATTGAGATCTCCAATCCCCGGATCTTTTTGCCGGAGTACTTTTCGGATAATGAAAAGAGCTCCAAAGCCTATGTTATTTACGACAAGACGAATTTCCAACCCTTAACCGAAGGCTCGATCGTTCCGTTTGACGCCAAGTGGCTCAAAGCGTTGATCGACAAGCGGCTCCCGCTTCACGATATCAGGGAGATCGAGGCTTTTCTGGTCATTCCCTGCTTTGTGGAGGAGCGGCTGATCGGCTTCTTCGCCCTTGGCAGTAAACTTTCCGAAGACGCCTATACGGACGAGGACCTCCGGCTCCTGCGGGCGCTGGCCAATCAGGCGGCGATGGCGCTGGATCACACCCGCTCTTACGAAAAGATCAGGGCCGACCTGGAAGTGGTCGAGCGCCAGCTCGAACGTTCCCAGCGTCTGGCTTCATTAGGGACTTTGACCGCGGGGGTGACCCATGAGATCCGCAACCCCTTGACCGTGATCCGGGGGGAAACCGAGCGCCTGGCCAACCAACCCCGGGACATTGAATACCTGGCCGGCTTCCGCGATTTGCTGATCAAGCACATCGACCGGATCTCGGGGATCGTCAACCGGATGCTCGACCTGGCCAAAGAAAAGCCGAAACAAAAAATCGCGATCGACCTGAACGAACTGATCGATGCGACCCTGCCGCTCTTGTCCTGGGGGACGATCAAAGTAACCAGGGAGCTTTTGGCCGCGCAACAGGTCAATGGCGATCCGGAGGCTCTGCAGGAAGTGTTCATTAATTTACTGCAGAACGCGATCGACTCGATGCCCCACGGCGGACAGCTGACGATCAAAACTTTCCAGGAAAACAATCGGGTGGTGGTCTTGGTCTCCGATACCGGCAAGGGGATCCCGCCGGAGATCAGAGAAAAGATCTTTGACCCGTTCTTTTCTTCCCGGCACGAAGGGGTGGGGCTGGGGTTATCGATCGCTTACAGAATAGTTCGCGAACATGACGGCGACATCTCGGTTGAGAGCGAAGTGGGAAAAGGGACGACTTTTAAGCTGGAGTTTTAACTAATTGGCAATAAAATTGCTGTTGTCGGGGAAAGCTTACAGCTTAAAGCTTAAAGCTAATCAAGGTAAGGTGGGGTGGTGGGGATGGAGAGTTTTCAAGAGCTGAAGGTTTGGCAAAAGGCGCATTTATTGGTTATCTGTGTTTATAGAGCGACAAAGGTCTTCCCTTCAGAAGAAAAGTTTGGGTTAACTTCACAAATTAGAAGATCAGCGGCTTCTGTTCCGGCAAATATTGTCGAAGGGTATAGACGAAAAAGCGACAAGGTTCTTAACAATTTTTTAAATATTGCGGCTGGTTCATTAGAAGAAACAAAATATCATCTTATTCTCGCGCGAGATCTTAATTATTTTGATGTAAAAGTTTTTGCTGAATTGTTTGGGAATTGTGAAGAAGTCGGCAGAATGATCAATGGGCTTCAGAAACGATTGATTACCTAAAGCTGTAAGCTTACAGCTTAAAGCTTTATGCTTATAGCTTTAAGCTTTCCCCTATCCCTTCTTCTTAAACTCTTCCCTCTTCTCGATATGTTTTTCGA
This window of the Candidatus Margulisiibacteriota bacterium genome carries:
- a CDS encoding ATP-binding protein, with protein sequence MPADKKTQIRYFFAGTFLAACVGGTSNIIIPLLTRSQSLYSLGAASTLFIVVFTAYAITKHHLMDISIVISRFFAELLTIGIHTSFYLLLVWGYLTYVGHNIGWVFLSLTIIYGIFVGQTHHNIRIFVQTTSDKLFLRGKYDYYKELSDVTTKVGEKMSLAEILKVLYSTFTNVIEISNPRIFLPEYFSDNEKSSKAYVIYDKTNFQPLTEGSIVPFDAKWLKALIDKRLPLHDIREIEAFLVIPCFVEERLIGFFALGSKLSEDAYTDEDLRLLRALANQAAMALDHTRSYEKIRADLEVVERQLERSQRLASLGTLTAGVTHEIRNPLTVIRGETERLANQPRDIEYLAGFRDLLIKHIDRISGIVNRMLDLAKEKPKQKIAIDLNELIDATLPLLSWGTIKVTRELLAAQQVNGDPEALQEVFINLLQNAIDSMPHGGQLTIKTFQENNRVVVLVSDTGKGIPPEIREKIFDPFFSSRHEGVGLGLSIAYRIVREHDGDISVESEVGKGTTFKLEF
- a CDS encoding four helix bundle protein, which produces MESFQELKVWQKAHLLVICVYRATKVFPSEEKFGLTSQIRRSAASVPANIVEGYRRKSDKVLNNFLNIAAGSLEETKYHLILARDLNYFDVKVFAELFGNCEEVGRMINGLQKRLIT